A stretch of DNA from Microbacterium sp. LWS13-1.2:
CTACCACGACCTCGCCCACGCGTTCGACCTGAAGTCGGCGGCTCTCGCCGCACGCGCGACCCTCGAAGCGGCGCTCGAACGCCGCGAGACCCGCGGCTGCCACAACCGCAGTGACTTCCCCGACATCGACCCGGAGCTGCAGGTCAACCTCGTCTGGTCGCCGACGACCGGTGTCGTCCGCGAGCCGATTCCCCAGATCCCGGCCGAGATCGCGGCGCTCATGCGCGAGGTGTCGGTCGCCGGGAAGCTCGTCGAGTAGCGCCGTACGGCGGCCACCGCGGCACGCCTCCACTCTTCACACCCGCAGCGTCAGGGGAACTCTCGGTCAGCTGTAGCCCGTTCGCTGACATGCTGCAACCCCCAGAGGTGTCTGGAGGGCATGCGAGTAGAAAGGCAGAGTGAAGAGAGTGACGTACGCGGGAAGCGAATTCGTGACCGGGGATGACATCGCGTCGGCACTGCTCAGCTGCGGTCGGGCGCTGGCGGAGGCCGGCGAGGCCGAGGCCGTGACAGTTCCGTCATGGGAGGAGGGCGGCACGATCACCGGGGTGATGATACTCATCGGCCCGGCGAGCCAGATCGTCGTCCAAGACGCCCATGTCGACGCGGATGAACTCGTCGACGCCACCGCCGTAGCGCGGCTGAGCGCGATCGAGCGCCGCCTGAGGCCGGTTGCGGCCTTCGACGTCGACGGCCGGACTGACGGCTGGGACGGCGACAACCGCAGTCAGGCCTGGGACGGCGAGATCTGACGACCGGAGATCTGACGGCTTGAGCATCCCGCTCCCGCAGCGAGCGGGACGCCGACGCGTGCGAAGGCACGGACGATGCGGTGCGCCGTCGACCACACGCTACTGCAGACAGAATTCGTTGCCCTCGGGGTCCCTCATCTGGAAGTAGGTCTCGGGCCACGGACCCCAGGTCTGGTCGACCAGGCGCACGACCTCGGCCCCCAGGGCGACGAGTCGATCCTTCTCGGCGTCGAGCTCTTCGCGCGTCGGATGCCGGCCGGGTGTGGCGCTGATGTCGAGATGCAGCCGGTTGCGCCCGTGTTTCGCGTCGTCGGCGTGGTGGAAGAACAGCCTCGGTCCCACACCTTCGGGATCCTCGGCCAAGCCGCGCTTGGCGAGGTCCGTCTCCGTCAGTCCGGCGGCGAGCAGCTCGTCCTTCAGCGGGTCGTCCCAGGTGGCCTCGGGATAGCCGAACACGGCGGCCCAGAAGCGGGCGAGCGCCGGAGGATCGTCGGCGTAGAACGTGATGTTCCCGAGTTTGCCGGCCATGACGACCTCTCTCCCGCGGCGTCGGCGCCGCGACATCCGTCACGCTAGCCCTCCCCCCTGACACGCCTCAGCGGAAGTCCCTCGCGCGGTGCTGCACGCCCACACGGAGGTCTTCGAACCGGTCGGCGATGAGGTTCGTCACCCCCTCGGCCGAACGCTCCAGAATGCCGCGGGCGATGAGCGCCGGCGAATCGCGCACGACCCGGCGATACCTGTTCCAGACCCCGAGCGAGCACACGACGTTCACAAGGCCATGCTCGTCCTCGAGGTTGAGGAAGGTGATTCCGGATGCCGTGGCCGGCCGCTGCCGGTGGGTCACGAGTCCGGCGACCTCGACGCGGCGACCGACCTCGTGGCTGCGCAGTTCGCGAGACGTCAGGACGCCGCGACCGTCGAGCCCGGAGCGGTAGTGCGTCAGCGGGTGGTCGTCGGTCGAGATGCCGGTGGCCCAGAGGTCGGCGGCCAGCCGCTCGTAGCTGGTGGGATCGGTGAACAGCGGCGGCTGCACCGCGATAAGGGAGTCCGGCAGGAACTCGGGGCGATCCTGCGCTGCGGATCCGGCCAGCCAGATCGCCTCGCGCCGGCTGAGGCCGAGGCACTCGAACGCCCCCGCGGTGGCGAGCGCCTCGACCTGCGTCGCCGTGATGCTGGTGCGCCGCACCAGGTCGCGCTGGTCGCGGAAAAGGCCACCGGCCTCGCGTGCCGCGACGATGCGCTGCGCGACGGTCGCGCCGATCCCCTTGACCCCGGCGAGGCCGAGTCGCACCGCGTACCCGCCGTCGCGCCGATGCGTCGCCGACTCGTCGGGTGCGTCGAGGTCGAAGAGCCCGACCGGCGGCTGGTCGCGTTCGAGGCAGGAGTCCATGCCGGTGGGCTCCGCTCGTTGAGCGGAGGGCGCTCTAGCGCCCGCAGACGAAGCGCCCCGGGCATCCGCAGACCTCGGGTCGAGGTCGTCCGCGTGCTCGCTGCGTTTCGTCTCTGCGTTTCGACTCGCAAGCCCGCTCAACGACCGAGAGGCCGGCTCCACGCCCTCGAGCACGGCCTCGGCGCCCGACAGGTGCAGGTCGGGGCGACGCACCTCGACCCCGTGGTGGCGTGCGTCGCCCACGAGGGTCGCCGGCGAGTAGAAGCCCATCGGCTGTGCCCGCAGCAGTCCGGTGAGGAACGCCGCCGGGTAATGCAGCTTGATCCACGAGCTGGCGTACACGAGCAGTGCGAACGACAGCGAGTGCGACTCGGCGAATCCGAAGTTCGCGAACGCCTGGATCTTGGCGTAGATCGCGTCGGCCTCCTCGCCCACGAGTCCGTTCTCGGCCATGCCCGCGTACAGCTTCTCTTTCAGCGAATCGATGCGCTCCACTCCGCGCTTCGATCCCATAGCCCGTCGCAGCAGGTCGGCGTCCTCGCCGGTGAGCCCGCCGACGGCCATGCCCATCTGCATGAGCTGCTCCTGAAACACCGGGATGCCGAGCGTGCGCTCGAGCACCGGCACGAGCTTGGGGTGGGCGTAGGTCACCTTCTCCTGCCCGAGCTTGCGCTTGACGAACGGATGCACGGCCCCGCCCTGGATGGGCCCGGGGCGGATGAGCGCGATCTCGATGACGAGGTCGTAGAACCGCCGCGGCTGCAGGCGCGGCAGGAGTCCCATCTGCGCACGCGACTCGACCTGGAAGACGCCGATCGAGTCGGCGCGGCACAGCATGTCGTAGACCGCCTTCTCCTCCTTCGGGATCGTCGACAGCTCCCAGTCCTCCCCCGTCGAGGCGCGGATCATGTCGAAGCAGTACTGCAGGGCCGCCAGCATCCCGAGCCCCAGCAGGTCGAACTTCACGAGCCCCATCCAGGCGGCGTCGTCCTTGTCCCACTGGATCACCGTGCGGTTCTCCATGCGGGCGTGCTCGATCGGCACGACCTCGCCCACCGGCCGGTCGGTGAGCACCATGCCGCCGGAGTGGATGCCGAGATGCCGCGGCGCCTTGAGGAGCTCGGACGCGAACTCGAGCACCTGATCGGGGATGTCGTGGCCGGCGCCCGTCTCCAGGAGCGCCCCCCACCCTTCGATCTGCTTCGACCAGGCGTCCTGCTGCCCCGGCGAATGCCCCAGCGCCTTGGCCATGTCGCGCACGGCGTTCTTGGGCCGGTACTGGATGACGTTCGCGACCTGCGCGGCGCGGTCGCGCCCGTACTCCTGGTAGACCCACTGGATGATCTCTTCCCGACGATCGGAGTCGAAGTCGACGTCGATGTCGGGCTCCTCCTCGCGCAGGCTCGACAGGAACCGCTCGAAGGGCAGGTCGTAGCCGATCGCGTCGACCGCCGTGATATCGAGCAGATAGCAGATCGCACTATTGGCCGCCGACCCCCGCCCTTGACACAGGATGCCGCGGCGCCGCGCCTCCTGGACGATGCCGTGCACGATCAGGAAGTAACCGGGGAAGTCCTTCAGCTCGATGACACCGAGCTCCTTCTCGATGCGCGCCCGGTTCTCCTCGGTCAGGTGGGGGTACTTGCGCGGCACGGCATCCCACACGAGCTTGCGCAGCCACGACATCGGCGTGTGCCCCTCGGGCACCTTCTGCTTCGGCAGCGCGGGCTTGGCCTTGCGCAGCGGAAAGGCGAGCTCGTCGGCGAGCGTCACGGTGCGGGCGACGGCATCCGGGAACCTCACGAAGCGCTCCGCCATCTCGGCGCCCGACCGCAGGTGCGCCCCGGCGTGGGCCGGAAGCCAGCCGTCGAGCTCGTCGAGTCCGCGGTTGGCACGCACCGCCGCGACGGCCGCGGCGAGCAGCTGCCTCTTCGGGACCGCGTAGTGCACGTTGTTCGTCGCCAGCAGCGGCAGCCCGCGCTCGCGCGCGAGCCCCGCGAGCACGTCATTGTCGCGGGTGTCGAGCGGGTTGCCGTGGTCGATGAGCTCGACGTGGACGGCGTCGCGCCCGAACAGCGTCACGAGGCGGTCGAGCTCGTGAGCCGCGGCATCCGCCCCCGCCTTCCCCGGCGCGGATGCCAGCGCGCGGCGCACGGCGCCCTTGCGACAGCCGGTGAGCACCGCCCACTCCCCCGCCGCCTGCTCGGCGAGCTCGTCGAGGCCGTAGACCGGACGCCCCTTCTCGGCCCCCTGCAGCTGCGCGTGCGTGATCGCGCCGGCCAGCCGGTGGTAGCCCTCCTCGCCGCGGGCGAGCACGAGCAGATGCGCGCCGGCCGGGTCGGGCTCACCGTTCTGCGGCTTCGGCAGCTCGAGCGACAGCTCGGCGCCGAACACGGTCTTCAGCTGCAGCGCCTCGACGGCCTCGGCGAACCGGACGATGCCGTAGAAGCCGTCGTGGTCGGTGATCGCGAGGGCGTGCAGTCCCAGGCGCTCGGCCTCTTCGGCGAGCTCCTCCGGAGAGGAGGCGCCGTCGAGGAACGAGTACGACGAGTGCGCGTGCAGCTCGGCGTACGGGATGGCGTCTGCCGGACGCTCGATCTCGGGTGCGACATACGGCCCGCGCTTATGCGACCACGCCGGGCTGTCACCGCCGTCCGCACCGACCGGCGGTGCCTCGGGCCTGCGACGGCCGCTCAGCACGCGCTCCATCTCGGACCACGGAACGCCCGGGTTGTTGAAGCCCATCAGCCCTCACCACGATCCCGGTCGTTGAGCGAGCGCAGCGAGACGAAACGCGCCGCATCGACGCCGTTCGTCGGCCCGGGGCGTTTCGTCTCTGCGTTTCGACTCGCAAGCTCGCTCAACGACCGGGACAACGATCTCGGTCGTTGAGCGAGGGAGCGCCAGCGACCGAGACGAAACGCCTCGAATCTCACTGCTACGCCCGGCCCGGGACGTCTCGTCTCTGCGTTTCGACTCGCAAGCTCGCTCAACGACCGGGACAACGATCTCGGTCGTTGAGCGAGGGAGCGCCAGCGACCGAGACGAAACGCCTCGAATCTCACTGCTACGCCCGGCCCGGAACGTCTCGTCTCTGCGTTTCGACTCGCAAGCTCGCTCAACGACCGGGACAACGATCTCGGTCGTTGAGCGAGGGAGCGCCAGCGACCGAGACGAAACGCCTCGAACCTCACTGCTACGCCCGGCCCGGAACGTCTCGTCTCTGCCTTTCGACTCGCAAGCTCGCTCAACGACCGGGACAACGATCTCGGTCGTTGAGCGAGGGAGCGCCAGCGACCGAGACGAAACGCCTCGAATCTCACTGCTACGCCCGGCCCGGGACGTCTCGTCTCTGCCTTTCGACTCGCAAGCTCGCTCAACGACCGGGACAACGATCTCGGTCGTTGAGCGAGGGAGCGCCAGCGACCGAGACGAAACGCCTCGAACCTCACTGCTACGCCCGGCCCGGGACGTCTCGTCTCTGCGTTTCGACTCGCAAGCTCGCTCAACGACCGGGAAGCAGGCCCGCTAGTCATAGGTGGCCTCCGCGGTCCACGCGTCGCCGTCGCACACCAGCAGCCACGCCGATCCGTCGGCGTCGACGACCTGGAACCGGTACGCACGCCGCGAGCGCGCGGCATCCCATCCCCGCTCGACCACGGGCCACGGCCCCGCCCAGGCCTCGATCGCCCGCCGGCGCCCGCTCTCGATGAAGAACGCGGGGACGGCTGCGACGTTGCCCCGCTCGTCGACATCGACCAGCTCGCCCCCGAGCGCGCGCACGTCGACCGGCACCGGATCGGCGAACACCGTCGTCGGCAGCGGATCGGGCAGACTCCCCGGCCATGGACGCGCGCGCTGCGCCGCGAGGCCGCCGGCGCCTGTCGTTTGCCGGTCGCGCTCGTCGCGGTCACCCCAGGGCACGAGCACCTGGCGCTCCGCCAGCCATCGCCCGCCGCCGATCGCGGGGGTCAGCACACCCCGGTGCCCGAGCATCGCCTGCACGCGCGACAGCGCATGGTGCACCCGCTCCTCGGGGCCGCCCCCGAACAGCGCGGGGGCGTGATGGGATGCCGCGTCCACAGTCTCGGGCGAGATCCGCACCAGGGCGACCCCACTGCGCAGCCCGCGCCCCGCGGCGTCCCCGGTGCCGACGTCTTCGGCGAGCTGCCACCGCACGCGGTCGACGACCGCGGCGGCATCGAACGAGCCGGGATGCAGCCACACCCGCTCGCTGCGCTCCCCGCGGTCGCCGACGAGCTCGACCCGCAGCTCGGTGCAGACGAGATCCACCGCGCCCAGACCCGCGACGAAGTCGTCGGCGGTGACGCGCATGGCGAACGCCACCTGGTCGGCGATCTCGAGCGGCGGCTCGAACGCGACCTCGCGCTGCAGCTCGGGCGGCGGCGTGCGCGGCTGCACCGGCCGCGAGTCGTGCCCCGCGGCGAGGGCGTGCAGCCGGACGCCCCGCTCGCCGAACCGCTCGCGCACGCGGTCGGGCTCCATCGCGGCGAACCCGCCGAGCGTCTGCACGCCCAGCCGCGCGAGGAGTCCCACGAGGTCCGCTGCATCCTTCGTCCCGGCTGCGCCCGCGCCGATCATCGCCGACGCGTCGAGCACGGCGACCGACAGCGGCGCGAGGAACCCCGCCGCCCCACCGGCGGGCACGACGAAGACCGGGTCGTCGGCGCTCGTGCCGCCGCGCGCCGCCTGCTCCGCGGTGAACGGGCCGTCGGCGATCCCCGCCCGGACTCCGTCGAGGCCGGCATCGCGCAGCGCGCCGATCAGCATGCGGGCGGCCTCGGTCTCGCCGCCGTAGTACCGCGCCGGGCCGCGGGCGCGCAGTGCGCACAGTCCCGGCCGCACCAGCTGGACGCCGGGCGCCCGCTCCTCGATCAGCGACACGATGGGCGCGAACGCGCGGTGATCGCGCGCGGCATCCGCGTTCACCAGCTTCAACCCCGGGCATCGCGCCTGCGCATCGCGCCGTCGCTGCCCGCGGCGCACCCCCTCGGCGCGCGCGGACGCCGAGCATGCGACGACGAGATTGCGCTCGATGACGGCGATCGGATGCCGCGACCTGTGCTCCGCGCCCGACGGCGACCCACCAGACGCGGCCGCTCCAGAACCGGCCGCGCCCGGCAGCGCCGCGCCAGACACTGCCCCGCCAGACGACGCCGCGCCAGGCAGCGCCGCGCCAGGTAGCGCCCCGCCCGACGGCGACCTGCCGGACCGAGCGCCCCGCCTTGTACCTGCCCGCGCCTCCGGACCCGCGCCCAGCCGATCGCCCGTGTCACGCTGCTCCGCGACCTCGTCCGACTCGGAGCCCGGCCGCTTCCCGGAGACGGCCGGCCGCGAGCCCGGCCGCTGCGCAGCCGCACCCGCCTCCCGCTCGAGAGCCGTGACCGGCCAGTCGGGAAACCACAGCACGAGGCTCCGAACGGGCGTTCCCGGCGTCATGTCACCCCACCGCCCTGACCCGATGACCGAGCGAGACCTCGTACGCCGAGGCGGCGGCCGGATGCAGCGACTCGACAGGACGCATCCGCTCGGGCGCGGCGGAGACGTGGCCCGCCGCATCCGGGAGCATCACGCGAGCTCGCCGGGATCGCGGCCAGCGGCGGCTCGAGGAGGTGAGCGTCACCTCGCGACCCGAGAGATAGCCGTGCCCGCGGCCGACGCCCTCCCATGCCGGCTCACCCACCTCGATCACGGCCTCGGCCTGCGGCCACGGCCCCTGCACGAGCAGCACCGCACCGCGATCGCGCAGCCGCGCCGCCAAGCGGGAGATCTCGCCGTCGGCGGCGCGCCCGGACGGACGCACCGCGACCACCGGCAGCACCTCGGCGACGGTCGAGGTCACCGCGAGCCAGCGCGCCCCCGGATCGGGGATGAGCACGAGCCGCGACAGATCGACCCCCAGCCCCTCGGCCGCCTCGGCGCCGAGCCGCGGCATCCCGACCACACCGCACCAGGACCCGGACTGCGACGGCTGGGCGAGCAGCGCCAGCAGCACCGACGTCGACCGCGGGAGGGAGTAGGCCGATCCGGGACGCAGGCCGCCCCCGGGAAGCAGCGAGGCGAGGGCGGGATGCACCGGCAGCACCGGCGCGTCGAGCCGGCGTCCCTGCACCCGCTCGAGCTGAGCGCGCAGCTGTGCGACGGTGTTGGTCGATCCTTGGCCCATGCCCGCGTCTGCCGAAGCTGTTCTCCCCGCGCGGAGGGCGGCAGGCTCGGGGGCCGTCGGCTCATGCCCGACGGTCTCGTGCACGTGCTGTGCCGTGAGCTGCACGATCGCCCCCATTCCCACATTCTAGAACAGATGTTCTAGTCATTCAACCGCTGGGAACGAGCGTACCTTCCACTTCCGACAGTTATGTTCGATTCCACCACCCGTTCCACCGCGAACGCAGCGTGTAGCCTCAGGGCCATGAGCGAACCGAGGATCCCACGGAAGGCCTACGAACAAGAGCTCCGTCGCCTGCAGGCTCGACTCGTCGACATGCAGGCATGGGTGCAATCCAGCGGAGCGCGCATCGTGGTGATCTTCGAGGGGCGCGATGCCGCCGGCAAGGGATCCACGATCAAACGCGTATCGGAGTATCTCAACCCGCGCGTCACCCGCATCGTCGCTCTGCCGACGCCGACCGAACGCGAGCGAACCCAGTGGTACTTCCAGCGCTATGTGCCTCACCTGCCGGCCGCCGGCGAGATCGTGCTGATGGATCGCTCCTGGTACAACCGCGCCGGCGTGGAACACGTCATGGGCTACTGCACGAACGCCGAGTACCACCGCTTCCTCCACCAGGCGCCCATCTTCGAGCGCATGCTCGTCGAAGACGGCATCCTTCTCCTCAAGTACTGGTTCAGCGTGTCGGCCGCCGAACAACTGCGACGGTTCCGCTCTCGCGCCGACGACCCGACACGACGGTGGAAACTCAGCCCCAACGACGTGCTGTCGATCACGAAATGGGAGGACTACTCCCGCGCGAAAGACAGCATGTTCGTGCACACCGACATCCCGGAGGCGCCCTGGCACGAAGTGCCATCGGTGGACAAGCGCCGCAGCCGGATCAACATGATGTCGCATCTGCTCTCGCGCATACCGTACGAAGTCATCGAGTGTGACGAGGTCGTCATCCCGCCGCAGGCCCCCTCGCACGGATACGAACGACCGCCGCGCAATCTCGAGAACTATGTTCCCGACGTCGCGTCCACACTCCTCGACGAGAGCTGACCCGCCGGCGCATCCAGCGGCGCGCTCTTGCCCGCGCACTCCGCCCGAGGATCACGCCGCCAGTGCGAGATACGGCTCCCACCGCGGATCGGTCCGCTCGGTGCCCCGCACGGTCCACTGTCCGCCACGCGGCGGGCGCGGGAGGAAGCGCAGCTCCCAGTTCATCTCCTGCGGTGTGCGATCGCCCTTGATGTTGTTGCAGCGCAGGCAGCACGCGACGAGGTTCTCCCACGAGTCCGCTCCGCCGCGCGAGCGCGGAAGCACGTGGTCGATCGTCGACGCCGCCTTGCCGCAGTAGCCGCAACGGTGGTTGTCACGCCGCAGCACGCCGCGCCGCGTCACCGGCACATGGCGACCTCCCGGCACCCGCACATAGCGGGTCAGAATGATCACGGCGGGGCGCTCGTACGAGCGTCTGGTGCCCCACACCGGATCTGTCTCGGTGTGTTCCACGACGGTGGCCTTCTCGTTCATCACGAGCACGAGCGCCCGTTTGAACGACACGACCGCGAGCGGTTCGTAGCCCGCATTCAGCACCAGAGTGCGCATTGATCATCCTCTCGAATGGCCGGGACGGCTTCTCGGTTATTCGACATGCGACGATCAAGGGCGCAGGGGCATGAAAAAGGCGCTGTCTTATAGACAGCGCCTTGGCGCCACGGCAATGCCGCGGCATCCACTCGTGCAATGCCGAAGGACGAGGCGTCCAAGCGCATCCATGGTTCGGATGCGTGGTGTGCAGCCCATCGGCTCCCTCCGCTCTCTCAGCGTCGGGATTCAGGCTAACGCACCCAGCGGACACCGGGGCGGTGAAGCCGGTGAACGATGGCGGGCGTGTCGAACAACGAATGCCCACTCCCTTGAAGGGCAGTGGGCATTCGCGGTGATGCGATCGCAGGGATCAGCGTCAGCCGGCGTTGGCCTGCAGCCACGCCCAGGGATCGACGACCGAGCCGTTGATGTGGACCTCGAAGTGCAGGTGGTTCGCCGTGGAGCTTCCGGTGCTGCCCACGAGGCCGATCAGCTGGCCAGCTTCGACGGTCTGGCCGACCGAGACTTGACGGCTGCCGTACGTCATGTGCCCGTAGAGGGTGTTCACCTGCTGACCGCCGATGACATGGTCGATCGAGATTCCGACGCCGTAGCCGCCGTAGCTCTCCTGCGACACCTTGACGACGCCGGCAGCAGCCGCATAGATCGGGGTGCCCTGGGGCGCGAGCAGGTCGACGCCCTGGTGGTAGCCCGAGTCCCAAAGGCCGCGACCCTTGGTGAAGTTGAGGATCGGCCAGCGCACTTCGCCGGTTCCGGGCGAGGTGAGGGCGATGTTGATCGGAACGGACGAGCGCGATGAGGTCGACGCGAGCTTCGCGACCTGACGGGCGCGTTCGGCCGCAGCCTCCTCTGCCTTCTTCTTGTCGATCTCTTCGGCGGTGGTGGCCGCGTAGCTCTCGCGCGACAGCTCGCTCGCGTTCGCATCGGATGCCGCGACGAACGTCTGCGCGTCATCGACCGCCATCTGCTGAAGGGTGACGGCCTCTTCAGGGCCGGCTCCGGCAGTCGCGGCGAACGCGGGGATGGCCACCGTCGCGACGAGTCCGCCCACCATCGTCAGCACGACAAGGCTGCGCAGCGGCTTGGCCACGCGCCCCTTGGTCGACGGTGCGGATGATGAGGTCGCGCGCGCGGTCGTCGGCTTGGACTTCGCGGGCGGCACGGCTCGGGAGCGTCGCACGGGGGTCTTCCGGTTGCGCTCACGACGGTTGGGGTCCGTCGCCGCATGCTCGGGCACGATCGCGTGCGAATCTATCTCTTCAGCCAAACTTGGTCCTCCGGCGCCTCTGCGCCGAGGCGCCTGGCTCGTCAGCACTCGATGTCGGGGCACGATGTGCGGGCTGCACCGCGTGGACGACGAGCCGGTGAGGCAATCCATGCGGGGTCCGGTCGGCGGGCTTCTCGCCTGGTGGACTTCTTGAGGCTACCCGAAGGTCACGTTTATGTCACGCTCCACGCCTGGCAATCTCCGCACAGTGCATTTACGGATGCCGCGGGCGCAGGAAGCGCCGTCATTCCGCAAGGGGCTCGGCCCGGCATCCGCTTTCCCTCAGCGAGGGGCTCGGCCCGGCATCCGCTTTCCTCAGCGGGTCTCGTCGACGAGGAAGATGTGCGACGCGATCTCGACCGGAAGCTCGAGGCCCTCGTCGTTGCCCTGCATCTGCACGAGCACGTAGCCCTCGTTGTAGCGGTAGTCGCCCACGGCGCCCGGCACGACGCCGGCGCCCTTGAGCTGCTGCAGCAGCTCGGGGTCGACC
This window harbors:
- a CDS encoding M23 family metallopeptidase, producing MPEHAATDPNRRERNRKTPVRRSRAVPPAKSKPTTARATSSSAPSTKGRVAKPLRSLVVLTMVGGLVATVAIPAFAATAGAGPEEAVTLQQMAVDDAQTFVAASDANASELSRESYAATTAEEIDKKKAEEAAAERARQVAKLASTSSRSSVPINIALTSPGTGEVRWPILNFTKGRGLWDSGYHQGVDLLAPQGTPIYAAAAGVVKVSQESYGGYGVGISIDHVIGGQQVNTLYGHMTYGSRQVSVGQTVEAGQLIGLVGSTGSSTANHLHFEVHINGSVVDPWAWLQANAG
- a CDS encoding VOC family protein, translating into MAGKLGNITFYADDPPALARFWAAVFGYPEATWDDPLKDELLAAGLTETDLAKRGLAEDPEGVGPRLFFHHADDAKHGRNRLHLDISATPGRHPTREELDAEKDRLVALGAEVVRLVDQTWGPWPETYFQMRDPEGNEFCLQ
- a CDS encoding HNH endonuclease, producing the protein MRTLVLNAGYEPLAVVSFKRALVLVMNEKATVVEHTETDPVWGTRRSYERPAVIILTRYVRVPGGRHVPVTRRGVLRRDNHRCGYCGKAASTIDHVLPRSRGGADSWENLVACCLRCNNIKGDRTPQEMNWELRFLPRPPRGGQWTVRGTERTDPRWEPYLALAA
- a CDS encoding error-prone DNA polymerase — its product is MGFNNPGVPWSEMERVLSGRRRPEAPPVGADGGDSPAWSHKRGPYVAPEIERPADAIPYAELHAHSSYSFLDGASSPEELAEEAERLGLHALAITDHDGFYGIVRFAEAVEALQLKTVFGAELSLELPKPQNGEPDPAGAHLLVLARGEEGYHRLAGAITHAQLQGAEKGRPVYGLDELAEQAAGEWAVLTGCRKGAVRRALASAPGKAGADAAAHELDRLVTLFGRDAVHVELIDHGNPLDTRDNDVLAGLARERGLPLLATNNVHYAVPKRQLLAAAVAAVRANRGLDELDGWLPAHAGAHLRSGAEMAERFVRFPDAVARTVTLADELAFPLRKAKPALPKQKVPEGHTPMSWLRKLVWDAVPRKYPHLTEENRARIEKELGVIELKDFPGYFLIVHGIVQEARRRGILCQGRGSAANSAICYLLDITAVDAIGYDLPFERFLSSLREEEPDIDVDFDSDRREEIIQWVYQEYGRDRAAQVANVIQYRPKNAVRDMAKALGHSPGQQDAWSKQIEGWGALLETGAGHDIPDQVLEFASELLKAPRHLGIHSGGMVLTDRPVGEVVPIEHARMENRTVIQWDKDDAAWMGLVKFDLLGLGMLAALQYCFDMIRASTGEDWELSTIPKEEKAVYDMLCRADSIGVFQVESRAQMGLLPRLQPRRFYDLVIEIALIRPGPIQGGAVHPFVKRKLGQEKVTYAHPKLVPVLERTLGIPVFQEQLMQMGMAVGGLTGEDADLLRRAMGSKRGVERIDSLKEKLYAGMAENGLVGEEADAIYAKIQAFANFGFAESHSLSFALLVYASSWIKLHYPAAFLTGLLRAQPMGFYSPATLVGDARHHGVEVRRPDLHLSGAEAVLEGVEPASRSLSGLASRNAETKRSEHADDLDPRSADARGASSAGARAPSAQRAEPTGMDSCLERDQPPVGLFDLDAPDESATHRRDGGYAVRLGLAGVKGIGATVAQRIVAAREAGGLFRDQRDLVRRTSITATQVEALATAGAFECLGLSRREAIWLAGSAAQDRPEFLPDSLIAVQPPLFTDPTSYERLAADLWATGISTDDHPLTHYRSGLDGRGVLTSRELRSHEVGRRVEVAGLVTHRQRPATASGITFLNLEDEHGLVNVVCSLGVWNRYRRVVRDSPALIARGILERSAEGVTNLIADRFEDLRVGVQHRARDFR
- the ppk2 gene encoding polyphosphate kinase 2; amino-acid sequence: MSEPRIPRKAYEQELRRLQARLVDMQAWVQSSGARIVVIFEGRDAAGKGSTIKRVSEYLNPRVTRIVALPTPTERERTQWYFQRYVPHLPAAGEIVLMDRSWYNRAGVEHVMGYCTNAEYHRFLHQAPIFERMLVEDGILLLKYWFSVSAAEQLRRFRSRADDPTRRWKLSPNDVLSITKWEDYSRAKDSMFVHTDIPEAPWHEVPSVDKRRSRINMMSHLLSRIPYEVIECDEVVIPPQAPSHGYERPPRNLENYVPDVASTLLDES
- a CDS encoding DNA polymerase Y family protein, producing the protein MRRATSPPRPSGCVLSSRCIRPPPRRTRSRSVIGSGRWGDMTPGTPVRSLVLWFPDWPVTALEREAGAAAQRPGSRPAVSGKRPGSESDEVAEQRDTGDRLGAGPEARAGTRRGARSGRSPSGGALPGAALPGAASSGGAVSGAALPGAAGSGAAASGGSPSGAEHRSRHPIAVIERNLVVACSASARAEGVRRGQRRRDAQARCPGLKLVNADAARDHRAFAPIVSLIEERAPGVQLVRPGLCALRARGPARYYGGETEAARMLIGALRDAGLDGVRAGIADGPFTAEQAARGGTSADDPVFVVPAGGAAGFLAPLSVAVLDASAMIGAGAAGTKDAADLVGLLARLGVQTLGGFAAMEPDRVRERFGERGVRLHALAAGHDSRPVQPRTPPPELQREVAFEPPLEIADQVAFAMRVTADDFVAGLGAVDLVCTELRVELVGDRGERSERVWLHPGSFDAAAVVDRVRWQLAEDVGTGDAAGRGLRSGVALVRISPETVDAASHHAPALFGGGPEERVHHALSRVQAMLGHRGVLTPAIGGGRWLAERQVLVPWGDRDERDRQTTGAGGLAAQRARPWPGSLPDPLPTTVFADPVPVDVRALGGELVDVDERGNVAAVPAFFIESGRRRAIEAWAGPWPVVERGWDAARSRRAYRFQVVDADGSAWLLVCDGDAWTAEATYD